From Eubacterium sp. 1001713B170207_170306_E7, the proteins below share one genomic window:
- the rpmG gene encoding 50S ribosomal protein L33 has product MRVKVTLACTECKQRNYDTMKNKKNNPDRLEEKKYCKFCKKHTLHKETK; this is encoded by the coding sequence TTGAGAGTTAAAGTAACTTTGGCATGTACGGAATGTAAACAAAGAAACTACGATACAATGAAAAATAAAAAGAACAATCCGGATCGTTTAGAAGAAAAAAAATATTGCAAGTTCTGTAAAAAGCATACACTGCATAAAGAAACGAAATAG
- the cooS gene encoding anaerobic carbon-monoxide dehydrogenase catalytic subunit — translation MSNELLEFDVIAEALIEKAQKDGAETMWDRKAALKTQCGFGEGGICCRICVMGPCRVSPSPDKGAQRGICGADRDTIVARNFARMCCGGTSAHSDHARDIVHAMYHSSEDGPFKIREEGKLRRIAAEWGLEDTDTKETYALAHELAEKALMEFGKPFGTQNFLKRAPKSRQEIWDRENIAPRAIDQEVVTLMHSTHMGCASDPESILRRSLRTSMSDGWGGSMIGTEFSDIMYGIPKERASESNLGVIDPEQVNIMLHGHDPNLAEMIAVASKNPELLEMAKEQGAKGINVVGMCCTGNEMTMRHGIKIAGNFYQQEMAIITGAVEVAVVDVQCIFPALPKLAKSYHTRFISTSPKAKIAGDMYIEFNEEDPLSCAEEVIKTAVMNFKNRDASKVDVPELKSETIVGYSVETTIGALDRVVNSQTDVTGTVKPLGDLVWAGVLRGAAGIVGCNNPKVEHDYAHITLMKELIKNDVICVVTGCAAQAAAKAGLLKLEAKELCGRGLKEACERANIPPVLHMGSCVDISRILHLVTLVANERGVDIAELPVVGAAPEYMSEKAVAIASYVVSSGLNTYLGVMPYVSGSENFMKLMTEGVKEWTGAAYVFESDPVKAAELIMADIEDKRTKLGI, via the coding sequence TAAAAACCCAGTGTGGTTTTGGTGAAGGCGGTATCTGCTGCCGTATCTGCGTTATGGGTCCCTGCCGTGTAAGCCCGTCACCAGATAAAGGCGCTCAGAGAGGTATCTGTGGTGCGGACAGAGACACCATCGTTGCCAGAAACTTTGCGAGAATGTGCTGTGGTGGTACATCTGCCCACTCTGACCATGCGCGTGATATCGTACATGCCATGTACCATTCTTCTGAAGATGGTCCTTTCAAAATCAGAGAAGAAGGCAAGCTGAGAAGAATCGCTGCCGAATGGGGTCTGGAAGACACAGACACCAAAGAAACCTATGCTCTGGCTCACGAACTGGCCGAAAAAGCACTGATGGAATTTGGTAAACCTTTCGGAACACAGAATTTCTTAAAGAGAGCGCCAAAATCCCGTCAGGAAATCTGGGACAGAGAAAACATCGCGCCCAGAGCCATTGACCAGGAAGTTGTTACCTTAATGCACTCCACCCATATGGGTTGCGCAAGTGATCCTGAATCCATTTTAAGACGTTCTTTAAGAACAAGTATGTCTGATGGCTGGGGCGGTTCCATGATCGGTACCGAATTCTCCGATATCATGTACGGTATTCCAAAGGAAAGAGCTTCTGAATCCAACTTAGGTGTTATTGATCCTGAACAGGTAAATATCATGCTCCACGGACATGATCCGAACCTGGCTGAAATGATCGCAGTTGCATCTAAAAACCCAGAACTGCTTGAAATGGCAAAAGAACAGGGCGCTAAGGGCATCAACGTTGTCGGTATGTGCTGTACCGGTAATGAAATGACCATGCGTCACGGGATTAAGATCGCCGGTAACTTCTACCAGCAGGAAATGGCCATTATCACAGGCGCCGTTGAAGTTGCTGTTGTAGACGTTCAGTGTATCTTCCCTGCACTGCCAAAATTAGCTAAGAGCTACCATACACGTTTTATCAGTACATCTCCAAAAGCAAAAATTGCCGGAGACATGTATATTGAATTTAATGAAGAAGATCCATTGAGCTGTGCTGAAGAAGTGATCAAAACAGCTGTAATGAACTTCAAAAACAGAGACGCTTCCAAAGTTGACGTACCAGAACTGAAATCTGAAACCATTGTTGGTTATTCTGTAGAAACAACCATCGGCGCTTTAGACCGTGTTGTTAACTCTCAGACCGACGTGACAGGTACCGTTAAACCTTTAGGCGACTTAGTCTGGGCCGGCGTTTTAAGAGGCGCTGCCGGTATTGTTGGTTGTAACAATCCAAAGGTCGAACATGACTATGCCCACATCACATTGATGAAAGAATTAATTAAAAACGACGTTATCTGCGTTGTTACTGGTTGTGCAGCTCAGGCTGCTGCTAAAGCTGGTCTTTTAAAACTGGAAGCAAAAGAACTTTGCGGCCGTGGTTTAAAAGAAGCCTGCGAAAGAGCAAATATTCCTCCAGTATTACATATGGGTTCCTGTGTTGATATCAGCCGTATCCTTCACCTGGTTACATTAGTAGCGAATGAAAGAGGCGTTGATATCGCTGAATTGCCGGTAGTTGGTGCCGCACCTGAATACATGTCTGAAAAGGCTGTTGCCATCGCATCTTATGTAGTATCAAGTGGTTTAAATACTTATCTTGGTGTTATGCCTTATGTTTCCGGAAGTGAAAACTTCATGAAGCTGATGACCGAAGGTGTTAAGGAATGGACTGGCGCTGCTTATGTCTTTGAATCAGATCCAGTTAAGGCTGCTGAATTAATCATGGCCGATATTGAAGACAAGAGAACAAAACTGGGAATTTAA
- a CDS encoding AIR synthase related protein, which produces MRVEKIRDCTLIYKDTKEAIVITCDSIGAIGDKAMDVVRVPPELTAYETVKVALGELLALGAAPIAISDGLAVETDPTGKRMINGIKKAIAELPDYEIALTGSCEDNMPTVQTGAGITVIGLVREDQVKYRITKPGDKAVLFGKPLYGDDFSKQLHLALQLPDFTAIRKISGLLEMVPVGSKGIAYEVLKIAEDNGLSFEWKDCLPFDIGQSGGPASCCVATVPADMVSQLENYTGKQVAELGCFVKTNLR; this is translated from the coding sequence ATGCGTGTAGAAAAAATCAGAGACTGTACCCTGATCTATAAAGACACAAAAGAAGCCATTGTCATTACCTGCGATTCCATTGGCGCCATCGGCGATAAGGCCATGGATGTGGTCAGGGTACCGCCGGAGCTGACAGCCTATGAAACCGTCAAGGTGGCCCTGGGCGAGCTGCTGGCCCTCGGGGCCGCGCCCATTGCCATTTCGGATGGCCTGGCCGTGGAGACAGACCCCACCGGAAAACGCATGATCAACGGCATCAAAAAAGCCATCGCTGAGCTTCCGGACTATGAGATCGCTCTGACTGGAAGCTGCGAGGACAATATGCCCACAGTCCAGACCGGGGCGGGCATTACCGTGATCGGCCTTGTCCGGGAGGACCAGGTGAAATACCGGATCACAAAGCCGGGTGATAAGGCAGTGCTTTTCGGAAAGCCGCTGTACGGCGACGACTTTTCAAAGCAGCTGCACCTGGCCTTGCAGCTCCCGGATTTTACAGCCATCCGAAAAATTTCCGGGCTTCTGGAAATGGTGCCGGTGGGCTCAAAGGGCATCGCCTACGAGGTTTTAAAAATCGCGGAGGACAACGGCCTGAGCTTTGAATGGAAGGACTGCCTTCCCTTTGACATCGGACAGTCTGGCGGTCCGGCCTCCTGCTGTGTGGCCACCGTACCCGCGGACATGGTTTCTCAGCTTGAAAATTATACCGGAAAGCAGGTGGCAGAGCTGGGATGCTTTGTAAAAACCAATCTTCGTTAA
- a CDS encoding NAD(P)-dependent oxidoreductase, with amino-acid sequence MKIGFIGIGVMGQSMVRNLMKKGYEVSVYNRTKAKADAVVREGAHWCGSVADCAADKDVVITIVGYPKDVEEVYFGSTGIIENAREGAVLIDMTTTSPKLSKRIYEAAASRGIAALDAPVSGGDVGAEKGTLSIMAGGDEAVFKSCLPVFEAMGTNIIYEGGPGAGQHTKMANQIAIAGAVSGVCEALAYAKAVGLDEQTMLNSISAGAAGSFQMSNTAPRILKDDFAPGFFVKHYIKDMRIAREEAEEASAHLEVLSKVLEMYESLEKEGYGDLGTQALIKYYEQ; translated from the coding sequence ATGAAGATTGGATTTATCGGAATCGGCGTTATGGGCCAGTCCATGGTCAGAAACCTCATGAAAAAGGGCTATGAGGTTTCGGTTTATAACCGCACAAAGGCTAAAGCAGACGCTGTGGTGCGGGAGGGGGCCCATTGGTGCGGCAGTGTGGCAGACTGCGCGGCAGATAAGGACGTAGTGATTACCATTGTGGGCTACCCCAAGGATGTGGAGGAAGTCTATTTCGGCAGTACAGGTATTATCGAGAACGCCCGGGAGGGCGCGGTACTCATCGACATGACCACCACCAGCCCCAAGCTTTCCAAACGCATTTATGAAGCCGCTGCCAGCCGCGGCATCGCGGCCCTGGACGCGCCGGTGTCTGGCGGCGACGTGGGCGCTGAGAAGGGAACCCTGTCCATTATGGCCGGCGGTGACGAAGCCGTGTTCAAAAGCTGCCTGCCAGTCTTTGAAGCCATGGGAACCAACATTATTTACGAGGGCGGCCCGGGCGCAGGCCAGCACACCAAAATGGCCAACCAGATCGCCATCGCGGGGGCTGTATCCGGCGTCTGCGAAGCCCTGGCCTACGCGAAGGCCGTGGGGCTGGACGAACAGACCATGCTCAACAGTATCAGCGCAGGGGCGGCCGGAAGCTTTCAGATGAGCAATACCGCGCCGAGAATCCTGAAAGACGACTTTGCGCCCGGCTTTTTTGTGAAGCACTATATCAAGGATATGAGAATTGCCAGAGAGGAAGCCGAGGAGGCCTCCGCGCATCTGGAGGTGCTGAGCAAGGTGCTGGAAATGTACGAGAGCCTTGAAAAAGAAGGCTATGGTGATCTGGGAACCCAGGCCCTTATTAAATATTACGAGCAGTAA
- the acsB gene encoding acetyl-CoA decarbonylase/synthase complex subunit alpha/beta, translated as MEHKTYNLFDIIYSGTAKYLERAEKDVAKAIEEKGRDAEAKLPDTAYGLATIYAITGEKLLTVGDLERGIEMAKEHINRTNMLADALEAGVAAAMLCEIIQACKYLDGNPHEEWVDGALTDAVVRSFGVALVTQDIPGVAVIIGEHKDPEQLAKTIKSYQNKGLQTYLVGKCIDQARDQKIKMGVDLRVIPCGYEIEDVINVVSVAVRASIMFGNTPAGEWEKHRIYTRDRVFAFVNVFGDWDDKIIAAGACAIDMGFPAITETYINEVPTLLLNQPDLSKTDATSLEARGIKIKVTEIDCPVSVSSAFEGERVRKDNMKAEFGGNRTKAWELVHTVELGDIEDHKITVIGPDIDDPQFDGVDVVRIPLGLEIKVAGKAMQTDFESVLERRLHYFLNYIEGAMHVGQRNIAWVRLTKEAFDAGFRLRHIGEVVYAKMLDEFGKVVDKVEITIYTKEEDVVRLEEELVKPIYNVRDDRLNSLTDESVDVFYTCTLCQSFAPSHVCVVTPERLGLCGAVSWLDSKATKELDPTGPSQPIEKNGVIDERLGAWDEVNEVVAKCSQGAVEKVTLYSILEDPMTSCGCFECICGIMPEANGVVIVNREFGGMTPTGMTFGELASMTGGGVQTPGFMGHGRHFIASKKFMAAEGGIERIVWMPKELKDDVAERLNKSVQELYGIENFTDMVCDETIAVDSEAVLEFLTEKGHPALEMDPIM; from the coding sequence ATGGAACATAAGACTTATAATCTTTTTGATATAATTTACAGTGGTACTGCTAAATATCTTGAACGTGCTGAAAAAGATGTTGCAAAGGCCATTGAAGAAAAAGGCAGAGACGCAGAAGCCAAGCTGCCGGATACCGCTTATGGCTTAGCTACAATTTACGCGATCACAGGCGAAAAATTATTGACAGTAGGCGATCTGGAACGCGGTATTGAAATGGCAAAAGAACACATCAACCGCACAAACATGCTGGCCGACGCATTAGAAGCCGGTGTTGCCGCTGCAATGTTATGTGAAATTATCCAGGCCTGCAAATACTTAGACGGAAACCCACACGAAGAATGGGTAGACGGCGCATTAACCGATGCGGTTGTCCGTTCCTTCGGTGTTGCCCTGGTTACTCAGGATATCCCTGGTGTTGCTGTTATTATCGGTGAACACAAGGATCCTGAACAGTTAGCAAAAACAATCAAATCTTATCAGAATAAAGGTCTTCAGACATACCTCGTCGGTAAATGTATCGACCAGGCCAGAGACCAGAAGATCAAAATGGGCGTTGACCTTCGCGTTATCCCATGCGGTTACGAAATCGAAGATGTTATCAACGTTGTATCTGTTGCTGTACGTGCTTCGATCATGTTCGGTAACACCCCTGCCGGCGAATGGGAAAAACACAGAATCTACACAAGAGACCGTGTCTTCGCATTTGTTAATGTATTCGGCGATTGGGATGACAAGATCATCGCTGCTGGCGCCTGCGCAATTGACATGGGCTTCCCGGCAATCACAGAAACCTACATCAACGAAGTTCCTACCCTGCTGTTAAACCAGCCAGACCTGTCAAAGACAGACGCTACCTCTCTTGAAGCCCGCGGCATCAAGATCAAGGTTACCGAAATTGACTGTCCTGTATCTGTATCCTCCGCTTTCGAAGGCGAACGTGTCCGTAAAGACAACATGAAAGCTGAATTCGGCGGAAACAGAACAAAAGCCTGGGAACTCGTTCACACTGTTGAACTGGGCGATATCGAAGATCATAAGATTACCGTTATCGGACCGGATATCGACGATCCACAGTTTGACGGCGTTGACGTTGTCCGTATCCCACTTGGCCTGGAAATCAAGGTTGCTGGTAAAGCAATGCAGACAGACTTCGAATCTGTACTTGAAAGAAGATTACACTACTTCTTAAACTACATCGAAGGCGCAATGCACGTAGGCCAGAGAAATATTGCCTGGGTTCGTTTAACCAAAGAAGCGTTTGACGCTGGCTTCAGACTGCGCCACATCGGTGAAGTAGTTTACGCGAAGATGTTAGATGAATTTGGCAAGGTTGTCGATAAAGTTGAAATTACCATCTATACCAAAGAAGAAGATGTTGTACGTCTTGAAGAAGAACTGGTTAAACCAATCTACAACGTACGTGACGACAGACTGAACTCTCTGACAGATGAAAGTGTCGATGTATTCTACACCTGTACACTGTGCCAGTCCTTCGCTCCTTCTCATGTCTGTGTTGTAACACCTGAACGTTTAGGCCTCTGCGGTGCGGTTTCCTGGTTAGACTCCAAAGCTACCAAGGAACTTGACCCAACCGGTCCTTCTCAGCCAATCGAAAAGAATGGTGTTATCGACGAACGCTTAGGCGCTTGGGATGAAGTTAATGAAGTTGTAGCGAAGTGCTCTCAGGGTGCAGTTGAAAAAGTTACACTGTACTCAATCTTAGAAGATCCAATGACTTCCTGCGGCTGCTTCGAATGTATCTGCGGTATTATGCCAGAAGCCAACGGTGTTGTTATTGTTAACCGTGAATTCGGCGGCATGACACCAACCGGTATGACCTTCGGTGAATTAGCTTCCATGACAGGTGGTGGGGTTCAGACTCCTGGCTTTATGGGCCACGGCCGTCACTTCATTGCTTCCAAAAAATTCATGGCTGCTGAAGGCGGTATCGAAAGAATCGTATGGATGCCTAAGGAACTGAAAGATGATGTTGCAGAAAGATTAAACAAATCTGTACAGGAATTATACGGTATTGAAAACTTCACAGACATGGTTTGTGACGAAACAATCGCTGTTGACTCCGAAGCAGTATTAGAATTCTTAACAGAAAAAGGCCATCCAGCACTGGAAATGGATCCAATTATGTAA
- a CDS encoding zinc transporter, with product MSEHSHEHTHTHSHPHDGSHDHDHGHSHDAAHEHEHTHTHTHPHDHEHGHDHDHDHGHTHEGEGKDIEILGLLLDHWADHNQEHAKEYKNWVDKMNAVGKTEVSKAIEEAIALIGQADEHLMEAKKALIK from the coding sequence ATGAGCGAACACAGCCACGAACATACACATACACACAGCCACCCGCACGACGGTAGCCACGATCACGATCATGGGCACAGCCACGACGCGGCACACGAACATGAGCACACCCACACACATACCCATCCTCATGACCACGAGCATGGACACGACCATGACCACGATCACGGACATACCCACGAGGGCGAAGGCAAGGATATCGAAATTTTAGGTCTTTTGCTGGACCACTGGGCAGATCATAACCAGGAACACGCCAAGGAATATAAAAACTGGGTGGATAAAATGAACGCAGTGGGCAAGACCGAGGTGTCAAAAGCCATTGAAGAAGCCATTGCCCTGATCGGCCAGGCCGACGAGCATTTAATGGAAGCCAAAAAGGCTTTGATTAAATAG
- a CDS encoding CooT family nickel-binding protein gives MCESSAYLVNKKGEEEKIMDYVIDIVPNNDGSLTLSDLLGGTKIVNGRLKEVKLLNHKILIEDAAV, from the coding sequence ATGTGCGAATCTTCAGCATATTTAGTGAATAAAAAAGGCGAAGAAGAAAAAATTATGGACTATGTCATCGACATTGTGCCGAACAATGACGGAAGCCTGACACTTTCGGACCTTTTAGGAGGCACTAAAATTGTCAACGGACGTTTAAAAGAAGTGAAATTATTGAACCACAAGATTCTGATCGAGGACGCAGCGGTATAA
- a CDS encoding DUF3842 family protein: protein MNIVVLDGMGGGIGSRIVGILKEEIPPYIEVYGLGTNALATAAMLKKGANKGATGENAIVVNAGKADVIIGSIAMTMPNEMMGEVTTRMVEAVNASEAIKIYIPILPENNYIVSLEEKPLLLQIREAVALIKKELNL from the coding sequence ATGAATATTGTTGTGTTGGACGGAATGGGCGGCGGCATCGGCTCCCGGATTGTTGGTATCCTGAAAGAGGAAATCCCACCTTATATTGAAGTATACGGTCTGGGGACAAATGCCCTGGCGACAGCGGCGATGCTCAAAAAGGGTGCCAACAAGGGGGCGACCGGTGAAAATGCCATCGTGGTAAACGCGGGAAAAGCCGACGTGATTATCGGCTCCATTGCCATGACAATGCCCAATGAAATGATGGGTGAGGTGACAACGCGGATGGTGGAGGCAGTCAATGCCAGCGAAGCCATCAAGATTTATATTCCGATTCTACCGGAAAATAATTACATTGTCTCCCTTGAGGAAAAACCACTGTTATTGCAGATCCGTGAAGCCGTTGCGCTGATTAAAAAAGAGCTGAATCTTTAA
- a CDS encoding M15 family metallopeptidase, with translation MSLKIKNPKRFLISLIVMLLLLLFVIVGFFTVMGKIIGLFTKKDEPQATPEPTATAQAATPTPSASPTPAAPTVDPANLGDIQVLVNKTHELPSDYEPSDLVTVPLRGSRETQLRQQASDALVKLFEAADNDGVTLYCASGYRSYSMQKDLFEENVAAYGEEQANLVSARAGQSEHQTGLCMDVTCEAMGMDLQESFADTPEGQWIADNAQNYGFIIRFPEGKTDITGYSYEPWHIRYVGADAAKEIHSKNETFEEYLGQTN, from the coding sequence ATGTCGCTAAAAATTAAAAATCCAAAACGATTTTTAATCTCATTGATCGTTATGCTGCTTTTATTGCTCTTTGTCATCGTTGGTTTTTTTACAGTGATGGGAAAAATCATCGGTCTGTTTACCAAAAAAGACGAACCGCAGGCAACGCCTGAGCCGACCGCAACGGCCCAGGCCGCGACGCCGACTCCTTCAGCATCACCGACGCCGGCAGCGCCGACGGTTGACCCTGCTAATCTGGGAGACATTCAGGTTCTGGTCAATAAAACCCATGAGCTGCCCTCAGACTACGAGCCCTCGGATTTAGTGACGGTTCCCCTGAGAGGAAGCCGTGAGACACAGCTCCGCCAGCAGGCGTCTGATGCGCTGGTCAAGCTTTTTGAAGCTGCGGATAACGACGGCGTGACCTTATACTGCGCCTCCGGCTACCGCTCCTACAGCATGCAGAAGGATCTGTTTGAAGAGAACGTTGCCGCCTACGGCGAAGAGCAGGCCAATCTGGTCAGCGCCAGGGCAGGCCAGAGCGAGCACCAGACCGGACTCTGCATGGACGTGACCTGCGAGGCCATGGGAATGGATCTGCAGGAAAGCTTTGCCGATACGCCTGAAGGCCAGTGGATTGCCGACAACGCACAGAATTACGGCTTTATTATCCGTTTTCCGGAGGGAAAGACCGATATTACCGGTTATTCCTATGAGCCCTGGCATATCCGCTATGTGGGCGCAGACGCGGCAAAAGAGATACACAGCAAAAATGAAACCTTTGAGGAATATTTAGGACAGACAAACTGA
- a CDS encoding GNAT family N-acetyltransferase, which translates to MTRTLETAEKRIAVRLAEEKDYQRILDILNVAILERRVTALLTPVTMESRRGWFKEHSDGIHPIYVAEKSGIVAGWMAVTAYRSGREGFKHACEISYYIAPEFRSSGIGSSLMEHVIRESRKRGLKNLMAVIFADNLGSQRLAAKYGFKIWGTFPEIVEIDGRTTDCYQMGLKL; encoded by the coding sequence TTGACAAGAACGTTGGAAACGGCTGAAAAGCGCATCGCGGTGCGCCTGGCAGAGGAGAAGGATTATCAGAGAATTCTGGATATTCTGAATGTGGCTATTCTGGAAAGGCGTGTCACAGCGCTTTTGACCCCGGTAACCATGGAGAGCCGCAGAGGCTGGTTTAAAGAGCACAGCGACGGCATACACCCCATTTACGTGGCCGAAAAGAGCGGCATTGTGGCCGGCTGGATGGCCGTGACCGCTTACCGGTCGGGCCGGGAGGGCTTTAAGCATGCCTGTGAGATCAGCTATTATATCGCGCCCGAGTTCCGGAGCAGCGGCATCGGCTCAAGCCTGATGGAGCACGTAATCCGCGAGAGCAGAAAGCGGGGCCTTAAAAACCTGATGGCGGTTATTTTTGCCGATAACTTGGGCTCACAGCGCCTGGCCGCCAAATACGGCTTCAAAATCTGGGGGACATTTCCGGAAATTGTGGAGATTGACGGGCGGACCACCGACTGTTACCAGATGGGCCTAAAACTTTGA
- a CDS encoding carbon monoxide dehydrogenase accessory protein CooC, translated as MKIALTGKGGVGKTTITACLSRYYADKGFNVLAVDADPDANLGLALGMSEEMIDSITPISEMKDLAEERTNAKKGTYGAFFTMNPEVADIPEKFCREFNGVKLLTMGTVDTGGGGCVCPEHVLLKMLTTHLVLYQKDIVIMDMEAGIEHLGRGTASAVDAFIVVVEPGIRSIQTFKRISKLAGDIGVKHVYAIGNKIRKPEDIDFLNERIGAENIFGFLDYSDQISGSDRNNKSPYDVPETREKIAALGEKIEATVKNNQ; from the coding sequence ATGAAAATAGCATTAACTGGAAAAGGCGGCGTTGGGAAAACGACAATTACAGCCTGCCTCAGCCGTTACTATGCCGATAAAGGTTTTAACGTATTAGCCGTTGATGCTGACCCCGATGCAAATCTAGGCCTGGCACTGGGTATGAGCGAAGAAATGATTGACAGCATCACACCTATTTCCGAAATGAAAGACTTGGCCGAAGAGCGGACAAACGCAAAAAAGGGAACCTACGGCGCCTTTTTTACAATGAATCCGGAAGTTGCGGATATTCCTGAAAAATTTTGCCGAGAGTTTAACGGCGTTAAGCTCTTAACAATGGGAACAGTCGATACCGGCGGAGGCGGATGCGTCTGCCCGGAACATGTATTGTTGAAAATGCTGACGACACATTTGGTTTTATACCAAAAGGACATTGTCATCATGGATATGGAAGCAGGGATTGAACATCTCGGCCGTGGAACCGCGTCAGCGGTCGACGCGTTTATCGTTGTCGTCGAGCCGGGTATCCGAAGCATCCAGACCTTTAAACGAATCAGCAAGCTGGCTGGTGACATCGGTGTTAAACACGTTTATGCCATTGGTAATAAAATTCGCAAACCGGAAGATATTGACTTCTTAAATGAACGGATCGGAGCGGAAAATATTTTTGGTTTCTTAGATTACAGCGATCAGATTTCCGGTTCAGACAGAAACAATAAATCACCGTACGATGTTCCTGAAACCAGAGAAAAAATTGCAGCTCTTGGGGAAAAAATCGAAGCGACTGTGAAAAATAATCAATAG